TACACTGCCGAGCAGTTTAACCTTATTTCGAATAAATTGAAATAGAAAAAGTTCATTGTGTGGAAGGTAAATTAGACATGCACTGAGTTTATTCTTCTTAACCGTGTTATGCAGGGTCTGTCACACATAGTTATAGAAGCCACGGAAAAATTGGTGGAAACTTGGAGTAATTTAGCAAAGTCCAGTGAATGGGAAGCCGATGTGTACAGCGAGTTCGAAGAGCTTGTTCAGAACATCGCGGCCGCCGTCGTGTTCGGAAGGAATGCCAAGGAAGGGAAGTACATTGGCCATCTGCAAATGAAGCAGGAAAACCTGATAGCAGGAGCATTGCGGAATGTTTACATTCCTGGCACAAGGTAacattaattcaaattcaaacggttttttttttttaaatcagtttaaattaaaaataaaacaagtatAATATGCTCAGGTGTACATGTTACAGatgctgtaaaaaaaaaagaaatatatgcATAATGTAGTCACACAGAACTATAAATGTAAATCCTTTTTTCTGATGGTTATTTCTGAATGCAGGTTCCTCCCTACATCCTTCAATTTGAGGAGCAATTGGCTAAGAAAAGAAGTGGACAGGCTGCTGATGCAGCTTATCAAGATACGAGACGCGAATAGAGATACGACAGAAAGCGACTTACTCAGTTATCTGCTCTCGTCGTCCATGCCTCGCGAACAAATCAAGGAAGAGTGTCGCGTCTTTTCGGTGGCTGCTTACGAGACTGTATCTATACTTCTGTCCTGGACTTTCATAATGCTGGGCACATTTACTGAGTGGCAGGACAAAGCTCGCGAAGAAGTTAGTGAAGTGCTCAAAGGGAATAATCCCTCCTTCGAAACTCTCAGCCGATTCAAGATAGTAAGTTACTCCGAGTCGCATCCACTTCTTTGCATAGATTCAGTGATCAAACCATAGTCTAAAATTAAATGAAGCATGCTTGTTTTCGAGTTTACAGATTCAAAAAAGCCGCAATCATGTGCAATCACAAAACATTAACATGGCAACTTAAGAGTTAGCAAATAATGTATGTGCCAAATCCACCAtcaaggattcaaaatcaagcatTTTTGTGTTATGCGCACGCCAACTGATTTGCGATTCATGAATATGAAACAGTCCTAATAGCACTTGTATTCTGGTGTTTGTGCCAACAGCTCAACATGATAATCAATGAGACTCTCCGACTGTACCCTCCGGTCCCGACAGTAATCCGCGGAGTGAAGGAAGACACAAAACTAGCAAACCTAACCGTTCCCGCGGGAACAGGCTTCATAGTGCCTATAATCGCAATACACCACGACAAGGACTTGTGGGGCGAGAACGCCGACGTGTTCGACCCGAGCCGCTTCTCCGAGGGTGTGGCTAAGGCCGCGAAGCATCCAATGGCCTTCATGCCATTCACTGTCGGTCCGAGGATATGTATAGGGATGAACTTCGTCTTGATGGAGGCTAAGATCATCCTGGCAATGCTGCTGCAGAAGTTTAGATTTGTGGTGTCTCCGAACTACAAACACGAGCCGTCGTACAGCGTCATCATGAAGCCCGGTAAGGGTGCGCAGATCGTACTCACGAGAATATGATCTCGCGAATCAAATGTGTATGTATTGTTTGTGAAATGTAGAGCCTTAGTATCTGCTTCTTTGTTGAGTATCAATTGTAATAGAATTATACAGTACTGGACATGTTATCAGCTTTTGATTAATAAAGGAAACAGTTATGGTCTTGGATTGTATGCTGTGCACTTGTGCTTGTTGCTAATTGATAATCTAGAAGTGGATGAAAATTGTTTAGTCCTACATCGGAAAGCAAACAAAACTAGAGCTGTTTCTTATTTGGCTTAGTCCTACGTATGTTTgaaaaaagtaatatttatatatctcGACATGGTATTATAGCGAGTTAAATATAAAggctcgctctgataccatgttgaGATGTATGTatattacttattatttttGGATATACAATATACCAACatctaaattattttctttgaaaCATCTTCTTTTATGCAGATTTATTGCTTTGAATTTCAAGTAGAACTCTCTTCGGAATgcatagaattttttaaaaaatttcaaatatattggaGTTTAATTGAATGCCATTTTGTTTTATTgataggtgaaaaaaaaaaataaataattatggtATGTTTAATTTTTCCAATAAATAATTAGTGtagttaaataaaaatagctATTTCACATTATTGATAAAACAACACTAGTAATAGCAAGCGAATTCTCACCAAAACTGACATTAAATCACAGTAATCAAATAGAAACCATTTGCATTGCAACAAGAGTGGACCAAATCAATCCAAATCAACTACAATCTCGTAAATTAATAGCGAAacaataaatttgaaaaattatttactgTTATACTTAGGGGCAAGCATCATGACCTGTCTCAAGATTCGCGAATGTTGTATCCGTGTACTTAAAATGGAGGTCAGGTTAGGCCGAGTCTTAATTGAGACCTGTTAATAATGGATTTGtatactttaagtgaattgattatatatttataacgaCTCGAATGGTTGAAATTAATGTTAAAGCCACAAACACCCAATCATATAAACCTAATAAAAGATTTGAAGNCGCGAATCAAACATATGTATTGTTTGTGAAATGTAGAGCCTTAGTATCTGCTTCTTTGTTGAGTATCAATTGTAACAGAATTATACAGTGGATATGTTATCAGCTTTTGATTAATAAAGGAAACAGTTATGGTCTTGGATTGAAGGTTGTTGCTAATTGCTAATTGCTAATTGCTAATTCAGAAGTGGATGAAAGTGTTGGCCTAGTGACCTTAATCTacaattagattttgatgacaACAAATAATTGTGTAAATTGGAATTAATCTTTTTATCTGCGAGTTCTATGTTTAAATCTCTCGATCATTGGGAAGGAACTCAAGACACACAAGTTGCGAGCATTTAAAGCTATCTATGCTTCAAAAGGTCAAAAATACCAACTCTCACCTCCTTGAGCTTTAACTTGAATAAAATCACTTATGATTAGAATTGAGATTTTTAAACTCTGGAATAGCATAGTAGCATCCGGAAGTTGTTCCGGACGCCCGAATCATATTTCGGTCACCCGCATcatagtagatgttttttttttttttttttgagaaataggtagcacgctatccgcttcgtttatttcatttagaaataaacttagctggaaatataaatcaactaggatttgaacttgagtCTTgcgtaccaaccaccaagccctttgccacttgctctagggacggtcggtgaatCAGAGTAGATGTTATTGGAGGATCTGGGCATCCAAGAGCCCAAAAGTGAATTTGGGCGCCTAAGAGTTTTTCTGGGCACCCGAAAACTctggaatttgaattttgaatttttttagtattttagaCTCTACTGAGCAGAAGCAAAATCATAGGTTCGGCGGTTTCAAACGCTTGAAATAGGAATCAGGCGCCGCACAGGTTGCATACAGTTTTCTGCTTTGCGGAGCACGCGCAGATTTGGGGGACGGATGCGAGCGCCGGAATGAGGTTCAGGataaggattaaagtgcccatcagcacgggccgtatctacccTGCCGTAtcatgccaacaagatatcagtACGATATAACTCTTGTGCAGATGGCATAACTCAAAATCctctgtttttgaaattaataaataattttctcaataaaattcaaataatttaataaaaatatataataaataattgtcATATTTTgttcctaaaaaaaataaatattttatgttattacgtgtcggcacatatattttttgtgatcgaCACGACCCAGCACTCATCATGTCGTACCGTCCCAGTAAATTTCCGTCACGACCCCGCGCCAGGACACTTAAATCCTAGGTTCAGGACACCAAAAATTCTCTGATGGTGCCGTCTCAAATGTTAGCACCAGATCATTACAAAAGTGACTCCCAAAACCTGatccgggcgcccgaaagtgcagTTATAATCTGTTTCAGAAGTTCGGTACGTGCTAGATCATTGCAGAAGTGGATGCCCGAATTCCTGTTTGGGCGACCAAAGTGTTGTTTTCTGAAATCAGTCAATTGTTGGATTTTGACTATAAATAGAGAGCTTTGCGAGCATTGTTTCTCATCCCTTGAGCTCATAAATTTTAGTGttcaataattttaactatCAACTCTCTCTAAGGTTGAGAAAAAATTGCAATGAGATATAATTGTAAAATAGAGAACTAAAGTGTAGAAAATATGATATTCTTAAGAGAAGTTCTTCTTGGTATACAGGATTTGTGTTTCTCCGGTAAAAGTATCGGATAGCGGAAATTCAACATTCTCTCGTGTTGAGAAATTAACAGGGATGTAGGCAAAAGGCCCAACCTTGAAAAAAATCGATCACCTACTTTGAGTTTGATTTTCTCCGACTCTTTTCATTCTTCTTTTAGTACAGATTAATCAATTTATGTTCATTGCATTTTGTTTTAGAAACTTAATTTGCCCCTCTTTTTGGGTTGTCATTCCGATTCTATCGGAGCTAGATCTCACAATATTTAgattagggataattgcctatatatgcCTCATATGTTcggaaatatccgatctacccttgttttttttttttctttctaaaatactcctcatatgtttcactgttatttcaaaatattcctACAGTTATCCTCTGTTAGCTTAACTTgagttaaacatgggttaaatatatattaaagttaaaacctaaataaaatacctattttgtccCTACCATATTATACTAATTCCTTAAGTtatcctcctcatcctcctcgtcATTCCCCCTCTCCCTCCTACCCCTATCGTCACCCAAACCCAACCCCATCGTCGCGGAGAGGACGGCGACCCCTTCGACCCCTTGTTCCTT
This genomic interval from Ananas comosus cultivar F153 linkage group 8, ASM154086v1, whole genome shotgun sequence contains the following:
- the LOC109714067 gene encoding cytochrome P450 734A1-like — encoded protein: MDKFVIIYFSMSFFVFFVLQKLLFVLWWKPLRIQKLFHKQGIKGPQYRPVIGSLKELAVIYRRAKEESPTPTPLPLPLQPQSCKENTKQHNLVQHIFPHLPPWINKYGKNFLFWFGPLPRIVVTEPELIKKMFSDPKEFILLVQHPALYQLIGKALPLAEGDAWATNRKLLSPFFNLESLKGLSHIVIEATEKLVETWSNLAKSSEWEADVYSEFEELVQNIAAAVVFGRNAKEGKYIGHLQMKQENLIAGALRNVYIPGTRFLPTSFNLRSNWLRKEVDRLLMQLIKIRDANRDTTESDLLSYLLSSSMPREQIKEECRVFSVAAYETVSILLSWTFIMLGTFTEWQDKAREEVSEVLKGNNPSFETLSRFKILNMIINETLRLYPPVPTVIRGVKEDTKLANLTVPAGTGFIVPIIAIHHDKDLWGENADVFDPSRFSEGVAKAAKHPMAFMPFTVGPRICIGMNFVLMEAKIILAMLLQKFRFVVSPNYKHEPSYSVIMKPGKGAQIVLTRI